Proteins from one Lacrimispora sphenoides genomic window:
- a CDS encoding GNAT family N-acetyltransferase, translating to MQRENIRLRREKASDYRTVEELTREAFWNHYVPGCNEHYLVHMMRESESFIKELDIVATENEKLVGNIMYTKANIQCDNGEIYPVTSFGPISVFPELQGQGIGTLLIEHTKKLARNLGHKAILIYGDPSYYSRFGFVPAETYKIGTSDNMYAAPLLAFELTEGALSDCSGRFFEDPIFDIDEAKAKEFDKSFPYKELQDSSPSQERFLQLVKMRTPRL from the coding sequence ATGCAAAGGGAGAATATTCGGTTACGAAGAGAAAAAGCATCCGATTACCGGACCGTTGAAGAATTGACACGGGAAGCGTTCTGGAATCATTATGTACCGGGCTGTAATGAGCACTATTTGGTGCATATGATGCGGGAATCAGAATCATTTATAAAAGAACTGGACATCGTCGCCACTGAAAATGAAAAGCTTGTCGGAAACATCATGTATACAAAGGCAAATATACAGTGTGATAACGGGGAGATATATCCGGTTACCAGCTTTGGTCCAATTTCAGTTTTTCCTGAGCTTCAAGGGCAGGGAATCGGAACCTTACTCATCGAACACACCAAAAAGCTTGCAAGGAATTTGGGCCACAAGGCAATTTTAATTTATGGTGACCCCTCCTATTACAGTAGATTTGGTTTTGTTCCGGCTGAAACATACAAAATTGGTACTTCTGACAATATGTATGCCGCTCCATTACTGGCTTTTGAACTGACTGAGGGGGCATTGTCCGATTGCTCCGGCCGTTTCTTCGAGGACCCGATATTTGATATTGACGAAGCAAAAGCAAAAGAATTTGACAAAAGTTTTCCATACAAAGAACTACAAGATTCTTCCCCATCGCAGGAACGATTTCTTCAGCTGGTTAAAATGCGGACACCAAGATTATGA
- a CDS encoding APC family permease — MEPKLEKKYGLFTAIAMVVGIVIGSGVFFKAEKILTATGGNLKEGILAWVIGGIIMISCAYTFSVMATKYQFINGVVDYAEATMGKTYAYYVGWFMAAIYYPTITSVLAWVSARYTCVIFGFSITGGECMTIACLYLVSSFTMNALSPVLAGKFQVSTTVIKLIPLFLMAVVGTFAGLRSGMTMYNFTHYVSQSTTNGLFTAVVAASFAYEGWIIATCINAELKNAKKNLPLALIAGTFITMSVYILYYIGLAGTIKNEVMMAGGETGAKLAFQTVFTSAGGSLLFVFVIISCLGTLNGLMLGCTRGIYSIAARGLGPKPRVFSQVDPATNMPVNSAIMGLFLCSLWLFYFYGANLTDNWFGFFSFDSSELPIITIYALYIPIFIMFMKKGKELNFFNRFLMPCISLAGCIFMIAAAWFAHGIAAIAYLVVFFVIMAFGAVLLHSTKQPANEI; from the coding sequence ATGGAACCGAAATTAGAAAAGAAATATGGCCTTTTTACAGCCATTGCAATGGTTGTAGGCATCGTCATCGGAAGCGGTGTATTTTTTAAGGCGGAAAAGATCCTTACGGCAACCGGCGGTAATTTAAAGGAGGGCATCCTGGCGTGGGTGATCGGAGGTATCATAATGATTTCCTGTGCTTACACGTTTTCTGTCATGGCTACCAAATATCAGTTTATCAATGGTGTGGTAGATTACGCAGAAGCAACAATGGGGAAAACGTATGCTTATTATGTCGGCTGGTTTATGGCAGCGATTTATTATCCCACAATTACCTCTGTACTTGCATGGGTCTCCGCCCGATATACCTGCGTAATCTTTGGCTTTTCCATTACAGGCGGAGAATGTATGACCATAGCCTGCCTTTATCTGGTTTCAAGCTTTACAATGAATGCTTTATCTCCTGTACTGGCAGGAAAATTCCAGGTAAGCACTACGGTTATCAAACTGATTCCCCTATTCTTAATGGCAGTTGTCGGAACGTTTGCAGGACTTCGAAGCGGTATGACCATGTATAATTTCACCCACTACGTATCCCAAAGCACTACCAACGGGTTGTTTACGGCTGTTGTCGCAGCAAGCTTTGCCTACGAAGGCTGGATTATTGCAACCTGCATTAACGCAGAATTAAAAAATGCAAAGAAAAATCTTCCTTTGGCTTTGATTGCAGGTACTTTTATTACTATGTCTGTTTACATCCTGTATTATATCGGTTTGGCAGGAACGATTAAAAATGAGGTGATGATGGCTGGTGGCGAAACCGGTGCCAAACTGGCATTCCAAACAGTTTTCACCTCGGCAGGCGGTTCCCTTTTATTTGTATTCGTCATCATATCATGCCTGGGGACTTTAAACGGGCTGATGCTTGGCTGCACACGTGGAATTTATTCTATCGCTGCAAGAGGCCTTGGTCCTAAGCCCAGAGTGTTCAGCCAGGTGGATCCGGCGACTAATATGCCTGTTAATTCCGCAATTATGGGGTTATTTCTTTGCAGCCTCTGGTTATTTTATTTTTATGGGGCAAACTTAACCGACAACTGGTTTGGGTTCTTCAGCTTTGATTCTTCAGAATTACCCATTATTACAATTTACGCCCTGTACATTCCTATTTTTATTATGTTCATGAAAAAAGGGAAAGAGCTTAATTTTTTCAACAGGTTCCTTATGCCCTGCATATCCCTTGCAGGTTGTATATTTATGATTGCTGCCGCCTGGTTTGCCCACGGAATTGCTGCAATCGCATATCTGGTTGTGTTTTTTGTTATTATGGCATTTGGCGCTGTGCTTTTGCATAGTACGAAACAGCCAGCGAACGAGATTTAA
- a CDS encoding ArsR/SmtB family transcription factor: MAKIKEYTLENIKEICEFGKAISSPVRLEIIKLLYQDNYSISQIAEALELPQSSAAFHLKLLEAADLIRMEEQPGSHGTMKVCSRKQDYANLCFLPRSSQINEVLSVDMPVGAFVDCSISPTCGLYTPSGVVGMEDKVYSFYLPERMEAGLLWTSKGHVEYRFPNQLPSGKRPVRLSFSMEICSEAPGYAEDWKSDITMWINGVECATWCCPGDFGSRRGRLTPSLWPNGSTQYGLLVKWEIKGDGSYINGERASKVRINDIGLSENAFISMTIGNRKDAKYEGGFNLFGKTFGDYAQDIIMEIEY, translated from the coding sequence ATGGCAAAAATAAAGGAGTATACTCTGGAAAATATCAAAGAGATCTGTGAGTTTGGTAAGGCGATCTCGTCACCTGTCCGGCTGGAGATCATAAAGCTGTTATACCAGGACAATTATTCAATCAGCCAGATCGCGGAAGCTCTTGAACTTCCCCAGTCCAGTGCTGCTTTCCATCTGAAACTTCTTGAGGCGGCGGATTTGATCCGCATGGAAGAACAGCCGGGGAGCCATGGAACCATGAAGGTATGCAGCCGGAAACAGGATTATGCCAATCTTTGCTTTCTGCCCAGAAGCAGCCAGATCAATGAGGTGTTAAGCGTCGATATGCCGGTGGGCGCATTTGTGGACTGCAGTATTTCTCCTACCTGCGGCTTATATACTCCTTCTGGAGTGGTGGGAATGGAGGATAAGGTATACAGCTTTTATCTGCCGGAACGGATGGAGGCCGGTCTTTTGTGGACCTCCAAAGGCCATGTGGAATACCGGTTCCCCAATCAGCTTCCTTCAGGAAAACGGCCTGTACGGCTGTCCTTTTCCATGGAGATATGCTCGGAAGCGCCTGGGTATGCGGAGGACTGGAAGTCCGACATTACTATGTGGATAAACGGTGTGGAATGTGCCACCTGGTGCTGTCCGGGGGATTTCGGATCCAGAAGAGGGAGACTTACTCCCTCCCTATGGCCTAATGGTTCTACCCAATACGGTCTTTTGGTAAAATGGGAGATTAAGGGAGACGGAAGCTATATCAATGGAGAGCGGGCCTCCAAAGTCAGAATCAATGACATCGGGCTGTCGGAGAACGCCTTTATCAGCATGACCATCGGGAATCGTAAGGATGCAAAATATGAGGGCGGCTTTAATCTTTTTGGTAAGACCTTCGGCGATTATGCCCAGGATATTATTATGGAAATCGAATATTGA
- a CDS encoding extracellular solute-binding protein, which yields MRKGKKWMAALGAAALVMAAMSGCGSSASTQTTAGTQGAQGAQESKETSGGETSAAAAEETKNVNDDGTVNNPEQVAVDANKLVMWSLFSGGDGGFMTKMIEEYNGTNPTKQVQSIMLVWADYYTKLQTAVAAGKGPDIGISHASSLPQLVEDGVVQPITSYLDELGIDLSQNYSQASIDAVTFDGEVYAVPLDTHAEIMYFNKEILEKAGVTLNAAGSVDIKSADDFYAVCDKIKAVIPEDGTTIAITNNGDDPYRLWWATYFQMGGTPIVSDDGKKVTLDKDKAVKAAEFVKGLYDKGYVAEGIDDHQKFFQTGKAGICIGGTWAVGAFEQTDNLSFVPMAFPKLFDTDNCWADSHTFILPTKNSRNEADSKAAVEFMVAASMKGGVTWAGSGQIPACKEVLASDAYKALPYRSSYMSEVEKAVLPAKVSTFNGMKKGMIDSLDTIWTGKGDAASGIDALYDELESNLP from the coding sequence ATGAGAAAGGGCAAAAAATGGATGGCTGCATTAGGCGCAGCGGCACTGGTTATGGCGGCAATGTCAGGATGCGGAAGCAGCGCATCAACGCAGACAACTGCGGGTACCCAGGGGGCACAGGGGGCCCAGGAGAGCAAGGAAACTTCCGGTGGAGAAACGTCGGCAGCAGCTGCGGAAGAAACAAAGAATGTTAATGACGACGGAACGGTTAACAATCCGGAGCAGGTGGCAGTGGATGCCAACAAGCTGGTCATGTGGTCTCTGTTCAGCGGCGGTGACGGCGGTTTTATGACCAAGATGATTGAGGAGTACAACGGCACAAACCCGACGAAACAGGTACAGTCCATCATGCTGGTATGGGCGGATTATTATACAAAGCTCCAGACAGCTGTTGCTGCCGGAAAAGGGCCGGATATCGGCATTTCCCACGCATCTTCTCTTCCTCAGCTGGTGGAAGACGGTGTGGTACAGCCGATCACTTCCTATCTAGACGAGCTGGGGATCGATTTAAGCCAGAATTATTCACAGGCCTCCATTGATGCCGTGACTTTTGACGGAGAAGTCTATGCGGTACCTTTGGACACCCATGCAGAGATCATGTATTTCAACAAAGAGATATTGGAAAAGGCCGGCGTGACCTTGAATGCGGCAGGAAGCGTTGATATTAAGAGCGCGGATGACTTTTATGCCGTTTGTGATAAGATCAAGGCTGTGATCCCGGAAGATGGCACAACCATTGCTATTACCAATAACGGAGACGATCCGTACCGTCTGTGGTGGGCAACCTATTTCCAGATGGGAGGAACCCCTATCGTCAGCGATGACGGCAAGAAAGTTACCCTTGATAAGGATAAGGCAGTAAAAGCGGCGGAATTTGTAAAGGGACTGTATGACAAGGGTTACGTTGCTGAAGGCATTGATGACCACCAGAAATTCTTCCAGACCGGAAAAGCGGGAATCTGCATCGGCGGAACCTGGGCAGTAGGTGCTTTTGAGCAGACGGATAACTTAAGCTTTGTCCCCATGGCATTCCCCAAGCTTTTTGATACCGATAACTGCTGGGCTGATTCCCATACCTTCATTCTTCCTACAAAGAATTCAAGGAATGAAGCCGACAGCAAAGCAGCGGTAGAATTCATGGTAGCAGCATCCATGAAAGGCGGCGTGACCTGGGCAGGCTCCGGCCAGATTCCGGCATGCAAGGAGGTTCTTGCAAGTGACGCCTATAAGGCACTTCCATACAGAAGCAGCTACATGTCTGAGGTGGAGAAGGCAGTCCTTCCGGCAAAGGTATCTACCTTCAACGGAATGAAGAAAGGGATGATCGACAGCCTGGATACCATCTGGACCGGAAAGGGAGATGCTGCCTCCGGAATTGATGCCCTATATGATGAGCTTGAGTCAAACCTTCCGTAA
- a CDS encoding carbohydrate ABC transporter permease — translation MSRSRKIRDMATGLGLCLPFLVLYTVFTIWPVIQGLYVSLHKWSLMGKVKFVGLDNYTKFLSDQKFVDALEHTIIFVILSVPFLVVMALILALFANRPVKIRRGLRVAYYLPSIISVSVASFIAKYMFAPYMGFVNGVLHLTGILGPGSEIQWLIDTNHAWAVVTMMTVWWTVGFSMLLYLSALQDISPEIYEAAEIDGAAKWQQLFSVVLPLLKPTTYLIVMLQIIASFKVFGQIQLITAGGPAGSTKPLIQYIYETGFTKNNMGYAAAMSYVLFAILIVCTLIQKAVQRKGEKEDEA, via the coding sequence TTGAGCAGAAGCAGAAAAATAAGAGATATGGCTACAGGCCTGGGATTGTGCCTGCCTTTTTTGGTCTTATATACGGTTTTTACCATATGGCCGGTGATTCAGGGGCTGTATGTGAGCCTGCATAAGTGGTCCTTAATGGGCAAGGTAAAATTTGTAGGACTAGATAATTATACTAAATTTTTATCGGATCAGAAGTTTGTTGACGCACTGGAACATACGATTATCTTTGTCATCCTTTCCGTACCTTTTCTGGTGGTTATGGCTTTGATACTGGCGCTGTTTGCCAACAGGCCGGTGAAAATCAGGCGGGGGTTAAGGGTCGCATATTATCTTCCAAGTATTATATCCGTTTCTGTTGCGTCCTTTATTGCAAAATATATGTTTGCACCCTATATGGGTTTTGTAAACGGAGTTCTGCATCTGACCGGAATTTTAGGTCCCGGATCGGAAATCCAGTGGCTTATTGACACAAATCATGCATGGGCGGTAGTAACGATGATGACCGTATGGTGGACCGTGGGATTTTCCATGCTATTATATTTATCGGCTCTGCAGGATATTTCACCGGAGATTTACGAGGCAGCTGAAATCGATGGAGCGGCGAAATGGCAGCAGTTGTTTTCCGTTGTTCTGCCCTTATTAAAGCCAACCACTTACTTAATCGTCATGCTGCAGATCATCGCCAGCTTCAAGGTGTTCGGCCAGATCCAGTTAATCACGGCAGGAGGGCCGGCAGGAAGTACAAAACCCTTGATTCAATATATTTATGAGACAGGATTTACGAAGAACAATATGGGCTATGCTGCGGCCATGTCCTATGTGCTGTTTGCCATTCTGATCGTATGTACGCTTATTCAGAAGGCGGTTCAGAGGAAGGGGGAAAAGGAAGATGAAGCGTAA
- a CDS encoding carbohydrate ABC transporter permease, with the protein MKRKKVKAGSIALTLLSAGLAVIFLAPVIWAFFVSLQYEGKQIISVGSWFTPPYTFRNYLDLIIGSDVAKWLLNSVIVAVLVTVLTVLFSAMAAYALAKIKFMGRNKLYIYFLLGLMVPGEATIVPLFITANGLKLIDTYAGLLFPSVAVSMNLIIMVTFFKGLPDSLIEAARIDGAGEIMIFARIIMPLSKAVISTISIFAFIGSWNNYLWPLLCAMDSSKFTLPVGIPIFAGTYTVDYVKPMTANMIASIPAIIIYLIFEKQIVQGITMSGVKG; encoded by the coding sequence ATGAAGCGTAAGAAAGTAAAAGCAGGGAGCATTGCGTTGACTCTTTTATCCGCAGGACTGGCCGTCATTTTTCTGGCACCTGTGATCTGGGCCTTTTTCGTATCCCTGCAGTATGAGGGAAAGCAGATCATAAGCGTGGGCAGCTGGTTTACGCCCCCTTATACATTTCGGAATTATCTGGATCTGATCATCGGTTCCGATGTTGCCAAGTGGTTGTTGAATTCTGTGATCGTTGCTGTGCTTGTTACAGTTTTAACAGTCCTGTTTTCCGCCATGGCAGCCTATGCTCTGGCAAAAATTAAGTTTATGGGGAGAAATAAGCTGTATATTTACTTTTTGTTAGGACTCATGGTACCGGGGGAAGCGACTATTGTGCCGCTGTTTATTACTGCCAATGGATTAAAGCTGATTGATACATACGCAGGATTGCTTTTTCCGTCCGTGGCGGTATCCATGAATCTGATTATCATGGTGACGTTTTTTAAGGGCCTTCCGGATTCCCTCATCGAAGCCGCAAGGATCGACGGAGCTGGAGAAATTATGATTTTTGCCCGGATCATCATGCCCTTATCAAAGGCAGTGATTTCTACCATCAGCATTTTCGCATTTATCGGAAGCTGGAATAATTATCTGTGGCCTCTTCTCTGCGCCATGGACAGCAGTAAATTTACATTGCCTGTGGGTATTCCCATTTTTGCCGGAACCTATACCGTGGATTATGTGAAACCGATGACGGCTAATATGATCGCATCCATCCCTGCCATCATCATTTATCTTATATTTGAAAAACAGATCGTGCAGGGAATCACGATGTCCGGCGTTAAGGGATGA
- a CDS encoding glycoside hydrolase family 2 protein, which produces MLCYQKDYPRPQFVRRDWINLNGVWDFDFDDDNTGEVKCWYEGFHTEKEICVPFTYETKKSNIHDEGVHHYVWYGRRFQAEKEKLSGNKLFLHFEGSDFLTKVWINGQLAGMHEGGYSRFSFDITNLVKDGENLVVVKAEDHMDPQQPRGKQRWISENFGCWYVQTTGIWKTVWMEYVPDISLNSVKMTPNLQSGGLELEYTVDCPNPLDGRRLEVEAAVSFGGRFVIKTLTGIGKNPTKAFIDLEAAEANNPWGICTWTPAEPRLYDICFRTLYDGEVCDEVGSYFGMREIRIDGPNILLNGAPLYQRLILDQGYWEETHLTPPDEEALIEDIDKIHALGYNGLRKHQKIEDERFLYWCDVKGMLVWSEAPAAYVYSDRAVELFTREWLDIVKQNYNHPSIITWTPLNESWGIPRVETNRSEQHFTEGIYHLSKSIDKNRPVIVNDGWEHTVSDIITLHDYEEKGEVLKKRYTEYKDEILAAEVYHSTSKSAFANGFSYKGQPVMISEFGGIAFDSDKEGWGYGNKVNTKEEFLNRFESITTAIKEIPYVCGYCYTQVTDVQQEVNGLMDIRRNFKVDPEKIKEINEKRVAFWRDELR; this is translated from the coding sequence ATGCTATGCTATCAGAAAGACTATCCAAGACCACAGTTTGTCCGTAGGGACTGGATCAATTTAAACGGTGTTTGGGACTTCGATTTTGATGATGACAATACAGGAGAAGTTAAGTGCTGGTATGAGGGTTTCCATACGGAAAAAGAGATATGCGTACCCTTTACTTATGAAACAAAGAAAAGTAATATCCATGACGAAGGGGTACACCATTATGTGTGGTATGGCCGCAGATTCCAGGCGGAGAAAGAAAAATTATCGGGTAATAAGCTGTTTCTACATTTCGAGGGAAGCGACTTCCTGACGAAGGTATGGATCAATGGGCAATTGGCCGGTATGCATGAAGGCGGATATTCCCGTTTTTCCTTTGATATCACAAACCTTGTAAAGGATGGAGAGAACCTTGTAGTCGTAAAAGCCGAGGATCATATGGATCCCCAGCAGCCAAGGGGAAAGCAGCGTTGGATTTCTGAAAATTTTGGCTGCTGGTATGTGCAGACGACAGGAATCTGGAAAACTGTATGGATGGAGTATGTACCGGACATCAGCTTAAACTCGGTAAAAATGACGCCCAATTTACAGTCAGGCGGGCTAGAGCTGGAATATACCGTGGACTGTCCAAATCCCCTTGATGGGAGAAGGCTGGAGGTAGAGGCAGCTGTCAGTTTTGGTGGCAGGTTTGTGATAAAGACGCTGACCGGCATAGGGAAAAATCCCACAAAGGCTTTCATTGACCTGGAAGCAGCCGAGGCAAATAACCCATGGGGGATATGTACATGGACCCCGGCGGAGCCCCGGCTTTATGATATCTGCTTCCGTACCCTTTATGATGGAGAGGTGTGTGACGAGGTTGGGTCCTATTTTGGAATGCGTGAGATCCGGATCGATGGTCCAAACATTCTTTTAAACGGGGCACCATTATATCAGAGACTGATACTTGATCAGGGGTATTGGGAAGAAACCCATTTAACACCGCCGGATGAGGAAGCACTGATCGAAGATATTGATAAAATTCATGCCCTGGGGTACAACGGTTTGAGGAAGCATCAGAAGATAGAGGATGAAAGGTTTCTCTACTGGTGTGACGTTAAGGGGATGCTGGTCTGGAGTGAGGCGCCTGCCGCTTATGTTTATTCCGACCGCGCAGTGGAACTGTTTACGAGGGAATGGCTTGATATTGTTAAACAGAATTATAATCATCCTTCTATTATTACATGGACTCCGTTAAATGAATCCTGGGGGATTCCCCGGGTCGAGACGAACAGGAGTGAGCAGCATTTTACCGAAGGGATTTATCACCTGTCGAAAAGCATTGACAAAAACCGTCCGGTAATTGTAAATGATGGCTGGGAGCATACGGTTTCCGATATCATCACCCTGCATGACTACGAGGAGAAGGGGGAGGTGCTCAAAAAGCGTTATACAGAATATAAGGATGAGATTTTGGCGGCAGAGGTTTACCACTCCACATCTAAATCAGCTTTTGCCAATGGCTTTTCTTACAAGGGCCAGCCGGTGATGATCAGTGAGTTTGGCGGCATCGCGTTTGACAGCGACAAAGAGGGCTGGGGGTATGGGAATAAGGTTAATACAAAAGAGGAGTTTTTAAATAGGTTTGAGAGTATTACGACTGCCATTAAGGAGATCCCGTATGTATGCGGCTATTGCTACACCCAGGTTACGGATGTGCAGCAGGAAGTCAATGGATTAATGGATATCAGGAGAAACTTTAAAGTGGATCCTGAGAAGATAAAGGAAATTAATGAGAAGAGAGTGGCATTTTGGAGAGATGAACTCCGGTAG
- a CDS encoding alpha/beta-type small acid-soluble spore protein, protein MPNRNVIPEAREALDRFKYEIAEETGFPIKSNDYSKMTSYQYGYMVKKMIEEQEKQIMERS, encoded by the coding sequence ATGCCAAACAGAAATGTAATTCCGGAAGCAAGGGAGGCTCTTGACCGGTTTAAGTATGAAATCGCCGAAGAAACCGGCTTCCCTATAAAAAGTAATGATTATAGCAAAATGACATCTTATCAATATGGTTATATGGTTAAAAAGATGATTGAAGAGCAGGAAAAACAGATAATGGAAAGATCTTAG
- a CDS encoding winged helix-turn-helix domain-containing protein: MRVVTRIRIGKDKIFIGKGVKEMLDAIELYKSIKKATEQTGISYPKAIRMIRTLEEELGFPVVISEKGGNERGGTRLTEKGKEVLETYRRIEKAVEEYAENLVEQEFRF; this comes from the coding sequence ATGCGCGTAGTTACAAGAATAAGAATCGGTAAAGATAAAATTTTTATTGGCAAAGGCGTAAAAGAAATGTTAGATGCCATTGAGCTGTATAAATCCATAAAAAAAGCAACAGAACAAACAGGAATTTCCTATCCAAAAGCCATTCGAATGATTCGGACTCTGGAAGAAGAACTGGGATTTCCTGTTGTTATTTCTGAAAAGGGCGGAAATGAACGGGGAGGAACACGTTTAACCGAAAAAGGCAAAGAAGTTCTTGAAACGTATCGAAGGATTGAGAAAGCCGTGGAAGAATATGCGGAAAATCTGGTTGAACAGGAATTCCGTTTTTAA
- a CDS encoding zinc ribbon domain-containing protein yields the protein MAEVTMCQSCGLPFNKEHSHFIATEPDGSRSIYCTNCYKDGKFIEPDLTIEEMTEMIVPVLGRSIGEEEARKEITAVLPILKRWEKS from the coding sequence ATGGCGGAAGTGACAATGTGTCAAAGCTGTGGTTTACCTTTTAACAAAGAACACTCTCATTTCATTGCAACAGAGCCTGACGGAAGCAGAAGCATTTATTGCACGAATTGTTATAAAGACGGTAAATTTATTGAGCCTGATCTAACGATAGAAGAAATGACTGAGATGATTGTACCTGTCTTAGGGAGATCCATAGGCGAGGAAGAAGCAAGAAAAGAAATAACAGCTGTGCTGCCAATTCTTAAACGTTGGGAGAAATCATAA